From a region of the Pseudomonadaceae bacterium SI-3 genome:
- a CDS encoding IS3 family transposase (programmed frameshift), with protein sequence MSNPRYPEEFKIEAVKQVTERGLPVAEVAARLGMSTHSLYAWVKRYSKPQEQRAQEDDQHAELRRLRAELKRVTEERDILKKGRRVLCQGVRLKYAFINQLSADYSVRRLCLTLKVHASGYYAWLAEPKSARAKDDQRLLGLIKHAWLESGGVYGYRKIHDDLRELGEACGKHRVARLMRLEGLRSQTGYRRRPGRYGGKPPAASPNHLERRFNVTEPNKVWVTDITYIRTYEGWLFLAVVLDLFSRQVIGWSMKPQMTSDLAIDALLMAVWRRKPNQEVMIHSDQGSQFSSGDWQSFLKANNLLGSMSRRGNCHDNAVAESFFQLLKRERIRRKIYSTRQDARADVFDYIEMFYNPKRRHGFNNQLSPVEFEKRYFQSLESV encoded by the exons ATGAGCAACCCGCGTTATCCCGAAGAATTCAAAATCGAAGCAGTCAAACAGGTGACCGAACGAGGTCTGCCAGTGGCGGAGGTAGCTGCTCGTTTGGGCATGTCGACCCACAGCCTGTATGCCTGGGTGAAGCGCTACAGCAAGCCCCAAGAGCAGCGAGCGCAAGAAGACGATCAACACGCTGAGTTACGTCGCCTGCGTGCCGAACTCAAGCGCGTGACCGAAGAGCGAGACATCCTAAAAA AAGGCCGCCGCGTACTTTGCCAAGGAGTGCGGCTGAAGTACGCCTTCATCAATCAGTTATCCGCAGACTATTCGGTTCGCCGCCTGTGCCTGACCCTGAAAGTACATGCCAGCGGTTACTACGCGTGGCTGGCTGAACCGAAGTCGGCACGAGCCAAGGATGATCAACGCCTGCTTGGACTAATCAAGCACGCGTGGCTAGAGAGCGGCGGTGTGTACGGCTACCGCAAAATCCACGACGACCTGCGTGAGCTTGGAGAAGCATGCGGCAAGCATCGTGTTGCTCGACTGATGCGCTTGGAAGGGCTGCGCTCACAGACAGGGTATCGCCGCCGACCGGGCCGCTATGGTGGTAAGCCTCCAGCGGCTTCACCGAATCATCTTGAGCGTCGATTCAATGTCACCGAGCCCAACAAAGTCTGGGTTACGGACATCACCTACATCCGCACCTATGAGGGTTGGTTATTTTTGGCGGTGGTGCTCGATCTGTTTTCGCGGCAGGTAATCGGTTGGTCGATGAAGCCACAGATGACCAGCGATTTGGCTATTGATGCATTGCTGATGGCGGTTTGGCGGCGTAAGCCAAACCAAGAGGTGATGATTCACTCAGACCAAGGTAGTCAGTTCAGCAGCGGTGACTGGCAGAGTTTCCTGAAAGCCAACAACTTGCTTGGCAGCATGAGTCGACGTGGCAACTGCCATGACAATGCGGTGGCGGAAAGCTTTTTCCAGCTGCTGAAGCGGGAGCGGATCAGGCGAAAGATCTACAGCACCAGACAGGATGCTCGCGCTGATGTTTTCGATTACATCGAGATGTTCTACAACCCAAAACGCCGGCACGGTTTCAACAATCAGCTGTCGCCGGTAGAGTTTGAAAAGCGCTATTTCCAGAGCCTGGAGAGTGTCTAG
- a CDS encoding peptidase M15 → MKKPSTVAALEDLGRVRLSKHFFMRDFLYSEISQIEGIANVPDYPDRAVEAGRQLCEQLLEPLQDRFGRICIRSAYRAPAVNARGADKGNQYRCASNESNYGGHIWDYLDADGYLGATACLVVPALLPWYEEHQDWTPLAWWIHDNLPYASQFWFPKMAAFNLRWTGNPNTLPNINTYVVNPHTGDKKALVKEGVATLRLDERKAIIRPWLASLA, encoded by the coding sequence ATGAAAAAGCCGTCTACGGTGGCCGCCTTAGAGGATCTCGGACGCGTCAGGCTCTCCAAACACTTCTTCATGCGAGACTTTTTGTACTCGGAAATCTCTCAGATCGAAGGAATAGCTAACGTTCCTGATTACCCAGACCGCGCCGTCGAGGCTGGCCGCCAGCTTTGCGAGCAGTTGCTCGAGCCCCTCCAGGATCGTTTCGGTCGGATTTGCATTCGCTCCGCTTATCGCGCTCCAGCAGTGAATGCGAGAGGGGCTGATAAGGGAAACCAATATAGGTGCGCCTCGAATGAGAGCAACTATGGCGGACATATTTGGGACTACCTGGACGCTGATGGCTACCTTGGTGCCACAGCCTGTCTCGTCGTCCCGGCCTTGTTACCGTGGTATGAGGAACACCAGGATTGGACGCCGTTGGCTTGGTGGATTCACGACAACTTGCCTTACGCTAGTCAGTTCTGGTTTCCAAAAATGGCGGCGTTCAACTTGCGGTGGACCGGCAATCCGAACACGCTGCCGAACATAAATACTTATGTGGTCAACCCTCATACCGGAGACAAGAAGGCGTTGGTTAAGGAGGGTGTCGCCACGCTCAGGCTGGATGAGCGTAAGGCTATCATTCGCCCTTGGTTAGCCAGCTTGGCGTGA
- a CDS encoding ADP-ribosylglycohydrolase, which produces MEWSLERFEGCLLGLACGDAVGAAVEFLPRGKFAPVTGLTGGGKFRLNKGEWTDDTAMALCLGESLIECNGFDPIDQMQRYWRWANEGHNSCRSHAFGIGKTVAAALVRFQKTGEPYSGATDSASSGNGSLMRLAPIPMYFARRPKDAIDFAALSSRTTHASAECLACCQYFTLVLLRALAGEQDKASLFPGEVDFEMPDSTSRIMAQRFKNLNVDEIVGSGYVVESLEAALWCFWHTESCEAAILAAANLGDDADTTAAICGQLAGAYYGTSGIPHDWISSLYRGPHLRMVAQRLAGLARHRTDGRQGPGLTVGRI; this is translated from the coding sequence ATGGAATGGAGTCTCGAGCGATTCGAGGGATGTTTGTTGGGCCTTGCCTGTGGTGACGCAGTCGGGGCTGCGGTGGAGTTTTTGCCCCGCGGTAAATTTGCACCAGTTACCGGGCTAACCGGCGGCGGAAAGTTTCGCCTGAATAAAGGCGAGTGGACTGACGACACGGCTATGGCCCTGTGCTTGGGTGAAAGCCTAATCGAGTGCAATGGATTCGATCCAATTGACCAGATGCAGCGCTACTGGCGCTGGGCTAATGAGGGCCATAATTCATGCCGCTCTCATGCATTTGGCATCGGCAAGACGGTCGCCGCCGCTCTTGTTCGGTTCCAAAAAACGGGAGAGCCCTACAGTGGTGCGACCGACTCTGCGTCCTCCGGCAATGGATCCCTGATGCGCCTGGCGCCTATCCCAATGTATTTCGCACGCCGACCTAAAGACGCTATTGATTTCGCCGCGCTGAGCTCAAGGACTACGCATGCCTCCGCAGAGTGCTTGGCGTGCTGCCAGTACTTCACTCTGGTATTACTCAGGGCTTTAGCTGGTGAGCAGGACAAGGCAAGCCTGTTCCCAGGCGAAGTTGACTTCGAGATGCCCGACTCCACGTCGCGGATCATGGCCCAGCGATTCAAAAACCTGAACGTGGACGAAATCGTTGGATCCGGCTATGTCGTGGAAAGTTTAGAAGCTGCCCTGTGGTGTTTCTGGCACACCGAGTCATGCGAAGCGGCCATCCTGGCTGCGGCTAATCTGGGTGATGACGCAGACACGACCGCAGCTATCTGCGGCCAACTGGCGGGAGCCTACTACGGCACCAGCGGCATACCTCATGATTGGATCAGTAGCCTGTACCGGGGACCCCACCTTCGCATGGTGGCACAGAGGCTGGCTGGCCTCGCACGACATAGAACGGATGGGCGCCAAGGACCGGGACTTACCGTTGGCCGTATTTGA
- a CDS encoding HNH endonuclease, protein MYPEVKAALQQMGWISGEASNEAPRLSELQSVAKQAVPTPDVGMLSINEVITTLQQRGFTKPAQSGLKVIRLDHPGLASPVYVKQSSSIHARLQAPLVLHPQYEAVVLNLISQPGIARGHTRYYHNSNLRGFPKRRNGGASDIAYGVDVGFHSSAALLVLVDQLLGEPRTLVSNTEHFAELAQVLPEDIALTDTERDALIKARVGQSGYRDELLGYWGGCAVTDCCVPMLLRASHIKPWRVASGAERLDPFNGLLLTPNLDLAFDQGLISFDDFGQILLGEDLDPDSARALNITSDLRLRQIDARHREYLAWHRDNLFRK, encoded by the coding sequence ATGTACCCAGAGGTTAAGGCAGCACTGCAGCAAATGGGATGGATATCGGGCGAAGCGTCCAACGAAGCACCGCGTTTAAGCGAGCTGCAGTCAGTAGCAAAGCAAGCAGTACCGACCCCGGATGTCGGCATGCTTAGCATTAACGAAGTCATTACGACTTTGCAGCAGCGAGGGTTCACGAAACCTGCCCAATCGGGTCTCAAAGTGATCCGCCTGGATCATCCAGGCTTGGCGTCCCCTGTGTACGTCAAGCAAAGCAGCAGTATCCACGCTCGCCTGCAAGCGCCTCTCGTGCTTCATCCACAATACGAGGCTGTCGTACTAAACCTGATATCGCAGCCCGGTATCGCAAGGGGGCATACCCGCTACTACCACAACAGCAATCTGCGCGGCTTTCCAAAGCGGCGCAACGGAGGGGCAAGCGACATTGCCTATGGTGTGGATGTAGGGTTCCACAGCAGCGCGGCCTTGCTGGTGCTGGTGGACCAGTTACTAGGCGAGCCGCGGACGCTGGTTTCGAATACGGAGCACTTCGCTGAGTTAGCTCAGGTTCTACCAGAAGACATCGCGCTGACAGACACCGAACGCGACGCCTTGATCAAGGCGCGTGTCGGTCAAAGCGGCTATCGCGATGAACTGCTTGGGTATTGGGGCGGCTGTGCCGTCACCGACTGCTGCGTACCGATGCTGTTGCGCGCGTCACACATTAAACCTTGGCGCGTCGCCAGTGGGGCAGAGCGGCTCGACCCGTTCAACGGGCTCCTGCTGACACCAAACCTCGACCTGGCTTTCGACCAGGGCCTGATCAGTTTCGACGACTTCGGGCAGATTCTCCTTGGCGAGGACCTGGACCCAGACAGCGCTCGAGCGCTGAATATCACCTCCGACCTTCGCCTGCGCCAGATCGATGCGCGTCATCGTGAATACCTGGCCTGGCATCGTGACAATCTGTTTAGGAAGTAA
- a CDS encoding restriction endonuclease: MDKKSLSERDICSKFISPAVAMAGWDMQKQVREEVSFTKGRIIVRGKLHSRGESRRADYILYHQTNLPIAVIEAKDNKHSLGSGMQQALGYAEALDVPFVFSSNGDGFLFHDRSGTGDQVETELKLGQFPSPAELWQRYCRWKGLEGDARQKAEAPYYDDGSGRMPRYYQTNAINRTVEAVARGQDRILLVMATGTGKTYTAFQIIWRLWKSKQKKRILFLADRNILVDQTKNNDFKPFGAAMTKIAKRQIDTSYEIYLSLYQAVTGAEEEQNVYKQFSRDFFDLIVIDECHRGSAAEDSAWREIFEYFSGATHIGLTATPKETKEVSSITYFGDPVYSYTLKQGIDDGFLAPYKVVRIDFDKDLQGWRPPKGMLDKNGELIEDRIYNLKDMDRTLVIEARTQLVAQKVTQFLKATDPFQKTIIFCDDINHAERMRQALVNLNPERVAENRKYVMRITGDDQEGKAELDNFIDPESRYPVIATTSKLMTTGVDAQTCKLVVLDQHIKSMTEFKQIIGRGTRINEDFGKYWFTIMDFKKATELFADPAFDGDPVVIYAPSGDEPPVPPNDLLEGDGITAGGEAEAGDLEFTGDDGGKKRIKYVIDSIPIYVIAERVQYYGPDGRLITESLNDYTRTCVHKQFASLDDFLRRWSDAEQKKAIIDELAAQGVMWEALAEEVEKKQGKLLDPFDLICHVAFDQPALSRRERADQVKKRNYFAKYSGAARQVLEALLDKYADTGIEHIEDIKILQLDPFSQLGAPVELVRAFGGKPGYQQAIHDLEAELYGS, from the coding sequence ATGGACAAGAAGTCTTTATCCGAACGGGACATCTGCAGCAAATTCATCTCCCCGGCCGTTGCGATGGCGGGATGGGACATGCAGAAACAAGTCCGTGAGGAAGTCAGCTTCACCAAAGGGCGCATCATCGTGCGCGGCAAGCTGCATAGCCGCGGAGAATCACGCCGAGCTGACTATATTCTTTACCACCAGACCAACCTGCCGATCGCGGTTATTGAGGCGAAGGACAACAAGCACTCCCTGGGCTCGGGTATGCAGCAGGCGCTGGGATATGCCGAAGCGCTGGACGTGCCCTTCGTGTTCTCCAGTAACGGCGATGGCTTTTTGTTCCATGACCGCAGCGGCACGGGGGATCAGGTCGAAACGGAGCTGAAGCTCGGCCAGTTCCCAAGTCCCGCCGAACTATGGCAGCGCTATTGCCGCTGGAAGGGGCTGGAAGGCGATGCCCGTCAGAAGGCCGAGGCGCCGTATTACGACGACGGCTCAGGGCGGATGCCGCGTTACTACCAGACCAACGCCATCAACCGCACCGTTGAGGCCGTCGCTCGCGGGCAGGATCGCATTCTGTTGGTCATGGCTACCGGTACCGGCAAGACCTACACCGCCTTCCAGATTATCTGGCGGCTGTGGAAGTCGAAGCAGAAGAAACGCATCCTCTTTCTGGCCGACCGCAATATCCTCGTCGACCAGACCAAAAACAACGATTTCAAGCCCTTTGGCGCAGCGATGACCAAGATCGCCAAGCGGCAGATTGATACGTCCTACGAGATCTACCTATCGCTGTATCAGGCCGTGACCGGCGCCGAGGAAGAGCAGAACGTCTACAAGCAGTTCTCCCGCGACTTCTTCGACCTGATCGTGATCGACGAATGCCACCGCGGCAGCGCAGCGGAGGATTCGGCCTGGCGCGAGATCTTCGAATACTTCTCCGGGGCTACTCACATCGGCCTTACGGCGACGCCGAAGGAGACCAAAGAGGTTTCCAGCATCACCTACTTCGGTGACCCGGTGTACAGCTACACCTTGAAGCAAGGTATCGACGACGGCTTCCTCGCGCCCTACAAAGTGGTGCGCATCGACTTCGACAAGGACCTGCAAGGCTGGCGGCCGCCCAAGGGCATGCTCGACAAGAACGGCGAGCTGATCGAAGACCGCATCTACAACCTCAAGGATATGGATCGCACCCTGGTGATCGAGGCGCGCACCCAGCTGGTAGCCCAGAAGGTCACCCAGTTCCTGAAAGCCACAGATCCATTCCAGAAGACCATAATTTTCTGTGACGACATCAATCACGCCGAGCGCATGCGTCAGGCGTTGGTAAATCTGAATCCGGAGCGCGTTGCCGAAAACCGCAAGTACGTTATGCGCATTACCGGGGATGATCAGGAAGGCAAGGCCGAACTGGATAACTTCATCGACCCAGAGTCGCGCTACCCAGTCATCGCCACCACCAGCAAGCTGATGACAACCGGCGTCGATGCCCAAACGTGCAAGCTGGTGGTGCTCGATCAGCACATAAAATCCATGACCGAGTTCAAGCAGATCATCGGCCGCGGCACCCGCATCAACGAGGATTTTGGCAAATACTGGTTCACCATCATGGACTTCAAGAAGGCCACTGAGCTGTTTGCCGATCCGGCATTCGATGGCGATCCCGTTGTGATCTACGCCCCCTCAGGCGATGAGCCTCCGGTCCCGCCTAATGACCTGCTGGAAGGTGACGGGATTACCGCAGGCGGCGAAGCCGAGGCTGGCGATCTGGAATTCACAGGTGATGATGGCGGTAAGAAACGCATCAAGTACGTCATCGACAGCATCCCGATCTACGTCATTGCCGAGCGCGTGCAGTACTACGGCCCGGACGGCCGGCTCATCACCGAGTCGCTGAACGACTACACCCGCACCTGTGTGCACAAGCAGTTTGCCTCGCTGGATGATTTTCTCCGGCGCTGGAGCGACGCGGAGCAGAAGAAGGCGATCATTGACGAGCTGGCTGCTCAGGGCGTGATGTGGGAAGCCCTGGCCGAAGAAGTGGAAAAGAAACAGGGCAAGCTGTTGGATCCGTTCGATCTGATCTGCCACGTCGCTTTCGACCAGCCTGCCCTGTCTCGTCGCGAGCGAGCCGACCAGGTAAAGAAGCGCAACTACTTCGCCAAATACTCCGGCGCTGCGCGTCAGGTGCTCGAGGCGTTGCTCGACAAGTACGCCGATACGGGTATTGAGCACATTGAAGACATAAAGATCTTGCAGCTTGATCCTTTCAGTCAGTTAGGTGCGCCTGTCGAGCTGGTGAGGGCCTTTGGCGGAAAGCCTGGCTATCAGCAAGCCATTCACGATCTAGAGGCTGAGTTGTATGGCTCTTGA
- a CDS encoding nuclease — MPIRTQVWTVGAQPVALKAARLVSEQLLENMIVAAPALVSEDWLLIGQQESTGYGGRIDLLALAPDASLVLIELKRDRTPREVVAQALDYAAWVEHLEADEIAAIYQRFKPQGDLAADFQARFGAPLDIESLNQSHQIVIVAAELDASSERIVSYLSERDIAINVLCFQVFQLGEQQLISRAWLLDPAETPQPTAVAKPGTTSEPWNGEFYCSFGHGPSRSWPEARQFGFICGGGGSWYSNSLKVLSPGDRIWVNVPGAGYVGVAQVTGHATPALEFRIPYQGNEVPALELLNGANYHRDLADDPERCEYFLSVEWLFSLPLNEAIKEVGLFGNQNTICRPTTPKWRWTVDRLKERFGVKA; from the coding sequence ATGCCTATTCGCACGCAAGTCTGGACTGTCGGCGCGCAGCCCGTAGCCCTCAAGGCGGCGCGGTTAGTCAGCGAGCAGTTGCTCGAGAATATGATCGTCGCAGCACCGGCATTGGTTTCGGAGGACTGGCTGCTGATCGGTCAGCAGGAAAGCACCGGCTATGGTGGTCGCATCGACCTGCTGGCGCTGGCGCCGGATGCCTCGCTCGTGCTGATCGAACTCAAACGCGACCGCACCCCTCGCGAGGTGGTGGCACAGGCGCTGGACTATGCCGCCTGGGTCGAGCATCTTGAGGCGGACGAGATTGCCGCCATTTATCAGCGCTTCAAGCCGCAGGGCGATCTGGCTGCTGATTTCCAGGCGCGTTTCGGGGCGCCGCTGGATATCGAGTCGCTCAATCAAAGCCATCAGATCGTCATCGTTGCCGCCGAGCTGGATGCCAGCAGCGAGCGCATCGTCAGCTACCTCAGCGAGCGTGATATCGCGATCAATGTGCTGTGCTTCCAGGTGTTCCAGCTGGGCGAGCAGCAACTGATCAGCCGCGCCTGGCTGCTCGACCCTGCCGAAACGCCACAACCCACCGCAGTCGCCAAGCCCGGCACGACCAGCGAACCCTGGAACGGCGAGTTCTACTGCTCCTTCGGCCACGGCCCGAGCCGCTCTTGGCCCGAGGCACGGCAGTTTGGCTTCATCTGCGGTGGTGGCGGCAGCTGGTACAGCAACAGCCTGAAGGTGCTCAGCCCTGGCGACCGTATCTGGGTCAACGTACCCGGTGCCGGATATGTCGGCGTTGCGCAGGTTACCGGCCATGCCACCCCGGCCCTTGAGTTTCGTATTCCCTATCAGGGCAACGAGGTACCGGCACTGGAGCTGCTCAACGGCGCTAATTATCACCGCGATCTGGCCGATGACCCGGAACGTTGTGAGTACTTCTTGTCGGTGGAGTGGCTGTTCAGCCTGCCGCTGAACGAAGCCATCAAGGAAGTCGGCCTGTTCGGCAACCAGAACACTATCTGCCGCCCAACCACCCCGAAGTGGCGCTGGACGGTGGACCGATTGAAAGAACGCTTCGGCGTGAAAGCCTGA
- a CDS encoding DNA methyltransferase → MSISSTIKSIQDIMRKDVGVDGDAQRIGQLVWLLFLKIFDDRELEWELMDDNYRSPIPESCRWRTWASDPEGMTGDALKDFIDNNLFPQLQNLHEYSNTPSAFVVRSVFEDAYNYMKSGQLLRQVINKIQQGVDFNKAQERHEFGNLYEQLLRDLQNAGNAGEFYTPRPVTEFMVRMVDPKLDEKVMDPACGTGGFLTCTIEHKRSRYVKTAEDERTLQASIYGVEKKPLPHLLATTNMILHGIEVPNQIRHDNTLARPLISWGPKERVDCIVANPPFGGMEEDGIETNFPAAFRTRETADLFLVLIMHLLKDGGRAAVVLPDGFLFGEGIKSRIKEKLLTECNLHTIVRLPNGVFNPYTGIKTNLLFFTKGTPTKEVWFYEHQYPAGVKNYSKTRPMRIEEFAVEEAWWGSEADGFAARVENEFAWKVSLDELKARNWNLDCKNPHVGEQISHDPEQLLRDYAQLQGEISQLRDQLKAVLAEALERP, encoded by the coding sequence ATGTCCATCAGCTCCACCATCAAATCCATCCAGGACATCATGCGCAAAGACGTGGGTGTCGACGGCGACGCCCAGCGCATCGGCCAGCTGGTCTGGCTGCTGTTTCTCAAGATCTTCGATGACCGCGAGCTGGAATGGGAGTTGATGGACGACAACTACCGCTCGCCCATTCCTGAAAGCTGCCGCTGGCGCACCTGGGCTTCCGACCCGGAAGGCATGACGGGCGACGCGCTGAAGGACTTCATCGACAACAACCTGTTCCCCCAGCTACAGAACCTGCATGAGTACAGCAACACGCCGTCGGCGTTCGTGGTGCGCAGCGTGTTCGAAGATGCCTACAACTACATGAAATCCGGCCAGCTGCTGCGCCAGGTGATCAACAAGATCCAGCAGGGCGTGGACTTCAACAAGGCTCAGGAACGCCACGAGTTCGGCAATCTCTACGAACAGCTGCTGCGTGACCTGCAGAACGCCGGCAACGCCGGGGAGTTCTACACCCCGCGCCCGGTCACCGAGTTCATGGTGCGCATGGTCGACCCCAAGCTCGACGAGAAGGTCATGGACCCGGCCTGCGGCACCGGCGGCTTTCTCACCTGCACCATCGAGCACAAGCGCAGCCGCTATGTAAAAACCGCAGAGGACGAGCGCACCCTGCAGGCAAGCATCTACGGTGTGGAGAAGAAGCCGCTGCCGCACCTGCTGGCCACCACCAACATGATCCTCCACGGCATCGAAGTGCCGAACCAGATCCGCCACGACAACACCCTGGCGCGTCCGCTGATCAGCTGGGGGCCGAAGGAGCGTGTCGACTGCATCGTCGCCAACCCGCCGTTCGGCGGCATGGAAGAGGACGGTATCGAAACCAATTTCCCGGCCGCCTTCCGTACCCGTGAAACCGCTGACCTGTTCCTCGTACTGATCATGCACCTGCTGAAAGATGGCGGCCGCGCTGCGGTGGTGCTGCCCGATGGCTTCCTGTTCGGCGAAGGCATCAAAAGCCGCATCAAGGAAAAGCTGCTCACCGAGTGCAACCTGCACACCATCGTTCGCCTGCCCAACGGCGTATTCAACCCCTACACCGGCATCAAGACCAACCTGCTGTTCTTCACCAAAGGCACACCGACCAAAGAGGTGTGGTTCTACGAGCACCAGTACCCAGCCGGCGTGAAGAACTACTCCAAGACGCGCCCCATGCGCATAGAAGAGTTCGCCGTGGAAGAGGCGTGGTGGGGCAGTGAGGCCGATGGCTTTGCCGCACGCGTGGAAAACGAGTTCGCCTGGAAGGTCAGCCTGGATGAACTGAAAGCTCGCAACTGGAACCTCGACTGCAAGAACCCCCATGTCGGCGAGCAGATCAGCCACGACCCGGAACAGCTGCTGCGTGATTACGCGCAGCTGCAAGGCGAAATCAGCCAGCTGCGCGACCAGCTCAAGGCCGTGCTGGCCGAGGCGCTGGAGCGGCCATGA
- a CDS encoding restriction endonuclease subunit S produces the protein MTALLTDNLPLLAGAPNGIKKLRELILELAVRGKLVPQDPNDEPASELLKRIAEEKARLVAEGKIKKQKPLAEIGEEEKPFDLPTNWEWVRIAAVGHDWGQKTPDKSFTYIDVGAVDNAAGRISTPQVLMAEGAPSRARKVVQPGTVIYSTIRPYLLNVAVIDEAYEQEPIASTAFAIIHPYLEMPARYFLWYLRSPVFVRYVESVQMGIAYPAINDGQFFSGLIPLPPLAEQHRIVAKVDELMALCDRLEAQQVDAKSAHALLMQALLHSLTQAADAEDFAASWQRLAAHFHTLFTTESSIDALKQTLLQLAVMGKLVPQDPNDEPASELLQRIAVERLDREGSRRSKSQVELREIDGSEKKFELPAGWEWVRLQQIVSVSSGDGLVSAKMNTEGSVPVYGGNGVTGHHDRQNVEKETLVIGRVGYYCGSIHLTPASAWVTDNALIVRFSERNIDKSFLFWLLKGTNLKEQENATAQPVISGRKIYPIVLAIPPLAEQRRIVAKLNQLMVLCDQLKTRLTQARRLNEQLATALVEQAVA, from the coding sequence ATGACCGCTCTGCTGACCGACAACCTGCCGCTGCTGGCCGGTGCACCTAATGGCATCAAAAAGCTGCGTGAGCTGATTCTGGAGCTGGCGGTGCGCGGCAAGTTGGTACCACAAGACCCGAATGATGAGCCGGCCAGTGAGTTACTAAAGCGGATTGCCGAGGAAAAAGCGCGCTTGGTGGCTGAGGGGAAGATCAAGAAGCAGAAGCCACTGGCTGAAATTGGCGAAGAGGAGAAGCCGTTTGACTTACCTACCAACTGGGAGTGGGTTCGCATAGCCGCTGTTGGCCATGATTGGGGCCAGAAAACCCCGGACAAATCATTCACATATATCGACGTTGGTGCTGTTGATAATGCCGCTGGAAGGATCAGTACCCCCCAAGTTCTAATGGCTGAGGGTGCGCCATCGCGAGCGCGTAAAGTAGTTCAGCCAGGAACAGTGATTTACTCAACTATTCGACCATACCTTCTGAACGTTGCTGTGATTGACGAAGCATACGAGCAGGAACCAATTGCCAGCACTGCGTTCGCCATCATCCACCCCTACTTGGAGATGCCTGCAAGATATTTTCTCTGGTATTTAAGAAGCCCGGTTTTTGTGAGGTACGTTGAGTCTGTACAAATGGGCATTGCGTACCCAGCCATCAATGACGGTCAGTTTTTCAGTGGACTAATTCCGCTTCCCCCACTCGCCGAACAACACCGCATCGTCGCCAAAGTCGATGAGCTGATGGCCCTCTGCGACCGTTTGGAAGCCCAGCAGGTCGATGCCAAAAGCGCCCACGCCCTTCTCATGCAGGCGCTGCTGCACAGCCTGACTCAGGCCGCCGATGCCGAAGACTTCGCCGCCAGCTGGCAGCGCCTGGCCGCGCATTTCCACACCCTGTTCACCACCGAATCCAGCATCGACGCCCTGAAGCAAACCCTGCTGCAACTGGCCGTGATGGGCAAACTGGTACCGCAAGACCCCAATGATGAGCCAGCCAGTGAATTGCTTCAGCGCATAGCCGTGGAGCGGCTGGACAGGGAAGGCTCGCGCAGATCGAAAAGTCAGGTCGAACTTAGAGAAATCGACGGTTCGGAAAAAAAGTTCGAGCTTCCTGCAGGCTGGGAGTGGGTTCGACTTCAACAGATAGTTTCAGTCTCCTCTGGAGATGGTCTTGTATCTGCAAAAATGAATACCGAGGGCAGTGTCCCTGTCTATGGCGGTAATGGAGTTACTGGTCACCATGATAGACAGAACGTTGAAAAGGAAACCCTAGTTATCGGTCGCGTAGGTTACTACTGCGGATCCATACATCTAACGCCGGCGAGTGCTTGGGTTACGGATAATGCTCTGATTGTTAGATTTTCAGAGAGAAATATCGATAAGAGTTTTCTCTTTTGGCTCCTTAAAGGGACGAACCTTAAAGAGCAAGAAAATGCTACTGCGCAACCTGTAATTTCTGGTCGAAAGATATACCCCATCGTGTTAGCCATTCCCCCACTCGCGGAACAACGCCGGATTGTCGCCAAGCTCAACCAACTTATGGTCCTCTGCGACCAGTTAAAAACCCGCCTGACCCAGGCTCGTCGACTCAACGAACAGCTGGCCACCGCATTGGTCGAGCAGGCCGTGGCCTAA